CCTCCTGCATCAGCTTGGAGTCGCCGGCCGGGTCGACGATGACGGTCGGGGCGACGTGCTTGGCCTCGACATCGACCTCGCCGCCGACGGCGACGACGCCGCCATGGTCCTCGAGCAGGCCGGCGAGGCGGCCGGCGTGACGCTCGGTGACGATCGAGGCGAAGTCGCGGTTGTCCTTCGTGCCGGCGCCGTCGGCGAACTCGGAGAACGCGGTCTCGATGCTCCGGACCAGTTCGTCGCGACGGGCCTTGGTGACGAGGACGTAGTCGGGGGCCACGCACGTCTGGCCCGCATTGAGCCACTTGCCCCAGGCGAGACGGCGGCCGGTGACCTCGATGTTGGCCGAGTCGTCGACCAGCACGGGGCTCTTGCCGCCGAGCTCCAGAGTGACCGGGGTGAGCTGGCGGGCCGCGGCCATGGCCACGATGCGGCCGACCTCGGTGGAGCCCGTGTAGAAGATGTGGTCGAAGCGCTGTTCGAGCAGCTCGGTGGCCACGGCCACGTCGCCCTCGATCACGGCGATGGCCTCCGGGTCGACATAGCGCGGGATGAGTTCGGCCAGGGCCTTGCTGGTTTCGCCGGCGATCTCCGACGGCTTGGCGATCACCGCGTTGCCCGCGGCGATGGCGGCGGCCACGGGGAGGAGCAGGAGCTGGATCGGATAGTTCCACGGGGCCACCACGAGGGCGACGCCGAGGGGTTCGGGGACGATGTAGCCCTTGCCGGGCATCGCGGTCAACGGCAGGCGGACCTTGCGGGGCTTGGCCCACTTGGCCACGTGCTTGCTCATGCCCGCGATCTCGCCGGCGACCTGGCCGACATCGGCCGCGAAGCCCTCGAGTGCGGGCTTGCCGAGATCGGCGGCGAGGGCGGCCTCGAAGCGGGGGCCCTCCATCTTGAGCATGCGGACGAGGCCGTCGAGCTGTTCCTCGCGCCATTCGATCGGGCGGGTGCGGCCGCTCTGGTACGTCTCGCGTACACGAGCGACGATCCCGGCCACGTCGACCGTGACCAGGTCGGTGCTGTCGGGGACGGTGCCGGCGTCCTGCGAATCGGGCTGTTCGGTGATGGCCATACCTCAAGCTTGCCAGCGATCGCCCCGCTCTGCCTCTGGTCTCCCCCCACCCCCTCCGCAAATTGAGGCGAGTTCACCACCGCAGCGGTGGCTAAGTCGCCTCGAGAACCGTGGGGTCAGCTGAGTTCCCAGCGGATGCGCTTGTTGCCCTTGCCCTTGGACTCCGTCTTGACCACGGTGAACGTGCCGATCTCGCCGGTGGAACGGACATGGGTCCCGCCGTCGGCCTGCTTGTCCAGCCCGACGATGTCGACCACCCGGATCTCCTTCACCGCCTCGGGGATCATGTTGACCTTGGTGCGGATCAGGTCCTCGTCCTCCACCGCGGTCTCGCGGGGGAGAAACGTCACCTCGATCGGACGGTCGGCGGCGATTTCGGCGTTGACCGCGGCCTGGATCTTCTCGGCGAACCCGTCGGGCAGCGGGTCGAACTCGTAGTCGATGCGACCCTTCAACGGCTCCATGTTGTTTCCCGTCGACAGCACCCGGTACTCGTTCCAGATCACGCCGCCGAGCACGTGCATGGCCGAGTGGGTACGCATCAGCTGATGACGACGGTCCCAGTCGACCTCGCCGGTCACCTCGGTGCCCGGCTCGGGGAGCGGCCCGTCGATCGAATGCCAGATGTCGACGCCCTGCTTGCGCACGTCGGTGATCTCGTGGGCGACGCCGTCGATCGTGAGCGTGCCGTGGTCGTGGGGCTGCCCTCCGCCGGTCGCGTAGAACGCCGTCCGGTCGAGCAGGATTCGGCCGCCGTGGCCGTTGTCGGCCGGCTCGACCGCGGTGACGGTGGCCGTGAATGTGCGCAGTTCCTGGTCGGCGAGGTACAGCTGCTCGGTCATGTGGTTCCTCTCGGAATGGAGCGGTAGGTGATGGCATTCGATTCGGCAGCGACTCGAATGCGGGGCCCGTCGTCAGACTCGTCGACGTAGAGCGGCGCGTCGAGCGCGATGCACGCAGCGACGGCTTCCGCGCCCAGGCTCGAGAGGCCGTGTTCCTGGGCCAGCTCCGCCATGTCGAACGCCAGCGCCCGGAGCGGGATGACCCGGATCTCGTCGGGGAGAGCAACGAGGCTTCGTCCGAGCGCATGTCGTCGCTCGCTCGACCACGAGCCGGTCAGCGCCCCACCCCTTGCGTGGACGACGCTTCGGCAGAGACGGAGGTAGTAGAGGTTGGTCGTTGCCGGGCTTCTCGTGCGGAGGATGCGCCGGAGGCTGGGCCCCGGCGTAGCCGCCAGGAGGTCGCGAAGAAGATGGTCGTCGAGAACGACGTGGCTCACGTCGTCGCGAGTTCGGGGTCGTCGAGATCGGCGACGAAGGCGCGATGAGCCTCTGCCGGCAGGAGGTCGTCGAGCAGGGCCGGCCCGGCGCCGGCGGGAACGGTCAGAACGCCGAAGCCGAGGTCGAGCACATCCACTGGTCCTCCCTCGGCGAGGCCCCAGCGTCGACGCACGGCTGCGGGCAACGACATCTGACCCGAGGAGGACACGAGGTAGTGATCGAGATTGGCCATGTCGTGATTCTACTTGGTGAACAGGGTTCATTCACCAAGTGATGGCACGGCTTGGGCTAACCTCGATTGAGGGCACACTCTCGGAGCGACACGACGATGGCATCCCCTTCGAACTGGGCTCTCTGCATGAGTTCGTCGGCGAGTCCCCGAATACGTCGGGTGTTCGGATCGGCCGATGTCACGTCCCGTACCCCTGCTTGGCCTTCGAACTGGTTGACCAGATCCCCGACCGAATCGGGGTCTGAGCTCTCCGGTGTAACCCGGTAGGACGAGGGCAGCTGGTCGGCGTCAACCACCTCCAACATCTCGGGGACATCGGCGAAGATCTCGCGGAATTCTTCGTACGTCGCCTGTTGGTCGACGTACTCGTAGCTGCGTATGGCGGGCTGGTCGAGATCGACGCGAATCTGAGCGTGGTCGCTCTCGGCGGCATCCGGGTCCATCCAGATCATGAACTGAACGCCGCCACCCCAGGCGCTTGTCCCGGTGACCAGAAATTCGAGGCCGCCGTCTTCGTCGAGATCGAACGCCGCCGGCGACCCGTTGGGCCCTGAGATGAGTTCCGGAACCGTGTCACTCCCGAGTCCGATCGCGTTGGTCCAGCCGGCCTGGAGACGGGCGATCAAGAACCAGTTTCCGTCGGCGTCGTCGTAGATCAGCATCTCGTCGTCGATGCCGTCCTGATCGAGGTCGAGGGGTGTGCGGTTCGCCGAGATGTGGGTCGCGATGTCGAGCACTTCGTCGGTCGGTACGGGGTAGTCCGCGCATATCCCGGTCTGGACGGGCGTCGTCGACGTAGTCGATGTGGATGTCGACTCGGTTGTCGTGGTCGGTGAGGTCGTCGACGATGCCGATTCGCTCAGCTCGATGTTGAGAAGGTCGGCGAACAGTTGTGCCTCCTCTGCGCTCATCCGGCTGCGGACGATCAGCCGGCCAGGGGTCGCACTGGGATCGGGCTCGAAAACGAGCTCGACGCCAGAGCCATCACCAGATCCGATTGCGAACCCGACGAGCCCGGTGTCGTCGGCCACCGTCGCAGTTGTGGGAACGAGGTCGAGCGCCACCGTGTGGTGTCCGTCGTATTCCGACACGATGGCGCGTGCGGAATCAGCCCCACCGAGACGGACCTGCACGGCTGGCTCAGTCCCGATGAGGCGTTGGATTATCGCCATCCACTGGTCTCCAGTGACCTCGGTGGGTTCGGTAGGGTCGTACGTCGCGTACGAAGCGTTCAGGGTTCCTTCACCCTCGAGCGCGAACATGTCGGACACGGCCTCTCCCGGATCGTCGAGTGCCCATCGGTAGGTAGCGGCGAAACGAGCCGGATCGCGCTCGTCGATCCGGAGAAGAAATCCGCCGTCTTGAGTGTCGTCAGTTGCCACGGTCAGGTCGGGAGCCGCCGCGTCGCCTGCGAACACGACTTCAACACCGTCGTCCCAGCTCGCGATCTCGGCCGCGATCGCTGCGATGTCGGGACCAAGTACACGCAAGGCGGTCTCGTGGTTGCGAATGTCGGCTGCGTCGAAGCGGCGGCTCTGCACCACGATGTCGGACCCCTCCTCAGTGCGATAGGCGAAGGTCGACTTGCCGTCAGGTCCGTCGCTCGGTGTCGGGTCGTTGTTCTCGCTCAAGAGGAACAGCGTCGGGCCGTCGATCGAGACCCAGGTCCAATCGTCATCGACCGGGTCCGTGGCGTCCTCCGGAGTGCTGATCAGCGCGTTCTCCTGTCCGGGAGTTGCGAAGAAGCCCACGGCCGGGGTCGTCCCGTACTGGACGCTGGTGATCTCACCTCCCGCCGACGGGATCCAGTGGCGGATGTCCTCGTCGCTCGTCGGGTTGCCGGCAACGGTGTTGTTGTCGTCGTCGCTGAGACTCGCGAACAGTGCAATGCCAGCAGCGATCAGGGCAACGGCTGCAGCGGCCACGCCGATCCGGGCTGCGAAGTATCGCGAGTCGGTGTTCGTCGCGGCTGCCACCGCCTCTGGAGTGTGCACTTCGGCCGCTCGGGCGTCGCCCATGCGGCGGATCTGGTCTTCGAGACTCATTCGGTCACTCCCAGTTCGGTGCGGAGGCGGGCCATGCCCCGTTCGAGGTGGTTGGCGACGGTCGATGCGCTGATGTCCATCGCCTCGGCCGCTTCGACATGGGTCATGCCCGCGGCGTGGACGAGCCAGATCGCCTGCGACTGCTTCGGCGACAGTGCGGCCAGTGCGGCGGGCAGACCGGGTTCGATGTCGGGGATGGTGTCGTCGGACGTCCACGGCAGCAGGCCCTGCTTGCGGCGACGGGACTTCGACTGAGCCACCCGGTAGAGGTAGCCGACCGGGTTCGCCATGGGGAGCACCCTGTCGCGGTGTTCCCAGGCATAGGCGAGCGCCTCCGCCACCGCGTCGCCCACCATCGGCGCGGAGAGGTGCCCGGCCAGTGCGCGCTCGAGTTGGGGCTGGGTGCGTGTGACGAACACGTCGAAGTCCTCCTCTCCCGTCTCCTGCATGTCACCCGTACTAACCCACGAACCGTCGCCCCGCGCCACCCTCTACTCCGCAACCCCGCAAATTGAGGCGGGTTCACCACCGCAGCGGTGGGTAGTCCGCCTCAATCGGGGAAGGGGCGGGGGATCGGCAATCCGGGGGAGGGCGTCGTTCCGAACGGTGGGCATGAAGTTCGACATCGAGAAGTACAAGTCCGTCGTGGGGCGACTCGATGACCGCGACATCGACTACGACGGCTTCCGAACCCGGCCGTTGTCCGAAGATGCGCTGCGTTGTCTGCGCTACATGCACGATGTCGAGCTCCATACCGCCTGTTATCTCCGCGACCTGCTGGTCACCCCGGCGCACAAGGACCCAGAGATGACGACGTTCCTCACCTGTTGGGCGTTCGAGGAGCTGTGGCACGGCGAGGCGATCGGCAAGGTGCTCGCCGCCCACGCTGAACCGTTCGGCAACGAACGGGTGACCGAGGTGCGCTCCCGCCTGCGGGACCGTCTCGACCCCCTGGTGATGATGGTGACCTCGTCGCTCTCGCGGCACTTCTCGGCGGTCCACATGACGTGGGGTGCGGTCAACGAGTGGACGACCCAGGCCGGCTACGCCCGGCTCGTCCAGCGGGCCGATCATCCGACACTGACGGCGCTGCTGCGCCGGATCATGAAGCAGGAGGGTCGCCACATCGACTTCTACGCCTCACAGGCCGGCGACCGGCTCGCCGACTCGCGGCTGGCGCAGCGCCTCACCCGATCGGCGCTGACCCGGGCCTGGCGTCCCGTCGGGTCGTCGGTGATGCCCGAAGCGGAGACGAGCCACCTCATCACCTACCTCTTCGGCGGCGACGACGGTCTCGATGCCGCGGCCCGAATCGATCGCCACATCGACCGTCTCCCCGGCCTCGCCGGCCTCGGTCTGATCGTCGGAACCCGCGTCGAGGTGGTCGCCGATTCCGAGGCGGCTGCCGAACCCGCACTCGCCCTCGCCGCGTGACCCTCCGCTCCGATCTTGGTGGAGTTGACCACCGCACCGGTGGCCAACTCGCCTCAATTTGCGGGAGGGGGGAGCGAGATAGGGTGAGCGACATGGCTAGTGAGCACGCGATTCTCGATGTGGATCTGGTGGCGTTCGAGACCGGCGATGCCGCCGCTCGCAGGGCCGTGATCGACGGCGTCACCCAGAGCCTGCGCACCGGGTTCGTCTATGTCGAACACGATCTCTCGGTCGACATGATCGACGACGTCTACGGACAGCTCGAAGCGTTCTTCACGCTTCCGCAGGAGAACAAGGACGCCTACATGGTGCCCGGCTCCAACGGACAGAGCGGCTACACCGGCCTGCTCGTGGAGACAGCGGCGAGCGCCGACGTGCCCGACTGGAAAGAGATGCTCAACTGGGGAGCGCCCTTGGCGGACGGGCATCCGCTGCGGGGCAAGTATCCGCACCGCTACGGCCCGCCGACGCTGCCCGAGAACGACCTGCCCGGGGTCCACGATCTCCTGCTCGGCTTCCATCGCACCATCGCCGACCTCCAGGCCCGCGTGCTGCGCATCATCGCCGCCGGCCTCGGTGTGGACGAACGCTTCTTCGACGACATGCTCGTCGACGGCGCCACCCTCACCCGCGCCATCCACTATCCCGCCATGGAGAACGCCCCCGGCGAGCAGCACGTGTGGGCCGGCGAGCACGCCGACATCAACCTGATCACCGCCCTGCCCCGGGCCACCGCTGCGGGGCTCCAGGTGAAGATCGACGACGAGTGGGTCGACGCGGCCCCGCCGGAGAACCGGGCGATCATCAACACCGGCCTCATGCTCGAGCGCCTCACCAACGGGGTCATCCCGCCCGGTATCCACCGTGTCGTGTCGAGCCCCGGCCAGCAGGGCGACCGCTACTCGGTCGTGCAGTTCGCCCATCCCACGCCGTGGACGATGCTCGCGCCCAT
This Acidimicrobiales bacterium DNA region includes the following protein-coding sequences:
- a CDS encoding alanyl-tRNA editing protein; the protein is MTEQLYLADQELRTFTATVTAVEPADNGHGGRILLDRTAFYATGGGQPHDHGTLTIDGVAHEITDVRKQGVDIWHSIDGPLPEPGTEVTGEVDWDRRHQLMRTHSAMHVLGGVIWNEYRVLSTGNNMEPLKGRIDYEFDPLPDGFAEKIQAAVNAEIAADRPIEVTFLPRETAVEDEDLIRTKVNMIPEAVKEIRVVDIVGLDKQADGGTHVRSTGEIGTFTVVKTESKGKGNKRIRWELS
- a CDS encoding AbrB/MazE/SpoVT family DNA-binding domain-containing protein, coding for MANLDHYLVSSSGQMSLPAAVRRRWGLAEGGPVDVLDLGFGVLTVPAGAGPALLDDLLPAEAHRAFVADLDDPELATT
- a CDS encoding sigma-70 family RNA polymerase sigma factor is translated as MQETGEEDFDVFVTRTQPQLERALAGHLSAPMVGDAVAEALAYAWEHRDRVLPMANPVGYLYRVAQSKSRRRKQGLLPWTSDDTIPDIEPGLPAALAALSPKQSQAIWLVHAAGMTHVEAAEAMDISASTVANHLERGMARLRTELGVTE
- a CDS encoding permease-like cell division protein FtsX, with the translated sequence MSLEDQIRRMGDARAAEVHTPEAVAAATNTDSRYFAARIGVAAAAVALIAAGIALFASLSDDDNNTVAGNPTSDEDIRHWIPSAGGEITSVQYGTTPAVGFFATPGQENALISTPEDATDPVDDDWTWVSIDGPTLFLLSENNDPTPSDGPDGKSTFAYRTEEGSDIVVQSRRFDAADIRNHETALRVLGPDIAAIAAEIASWDDGVEVVFAGDAAAPDLTVATDDTQDGGFLLRIDERDPARFAATYRWALDDPGEAVSDMFALEGEGTLNASYATYDPTEPTEVTGDQWMAIIQRLIGTEPAVQVRLGGADSARAIVSEYDGHHTVALDLVPTTATVADDTGLVGFAIGSGDGSGVELVFEPDPSATPGRLIVRSRMSAEEAQLFADLLNIELSESASSTTSPTTTTESTSTSTTSTTPVQTGICADYPVPTDEVLDIATHISANRTPLDLDQDGIDDEMLIYDDADGNWFLIARLQAGWTNAIGLGSDTVPELISGPNGSPAAFDLDEDGGLEFLVTGTSAWGGGVQFMIWMDPDAAESDHAQIRVDLDQPAIRSYEYVDQQATYEEFREIFADVPEMLEVVDADQLPSSYRVTPESSDPDSVGDLVNQFEGQAGVRDVTSADPNTRRIRGLADELMQRAQFEGDAIVVSLRECALNRG
- a CDS encoding aldehyde dehydrogenase family protein; its protein translation is MAITEQPDSQDAGTVPDSTDLVTVDVAGIVARVRETYQSGRTRPIEWREEQLDGLVRMLKMEGPRFEAALAADLGKPALEGFAADVGQVAGEIAGMSKHVAKWAKPRKVRLPLTAMPGKGYIVPEPLGVALVVAPWNYPIQLLLLPVAAAIAAGNAVIAKPSEIAGETSKALAELIPRYVDPEAIAVIEGDVAVATELLEQRFDHIFYTGSTEVGRIVAMAAARQLTPVTLELGGKSPVLVDDSANIEVTGRRLAWGKWLNAGQTCVAPDYVLVTKARRDELVRSIETAFSEFADGAGTKDNRDFASIVTERHAGRLAGLLEDHGGVVAVGGEVDVEAKHVAPTVIVDPAGDSKLMQEEIFGPILPIITVESMSEAVEFVNAREKPLALYVFSEDDEKADELIAQTTSGGTCVNHVVQHLLPPELPFGGVGESGTGRYHGISGFDTFSNLRSVLKKPTKMDPKLLYPPYTSLKEKLIRRFI
- a CDS encoding 2-oxoglutarate and iron-dependent oxygenase domain-containing protein — protein: MASEHAILDVDLVAFETGDAAARRAVIDGVTQSLRTGFVYVEHDLSVDMIDDVYGQLEAFFTLPQENKDAYMVPGSNGQSGYTGLLVETAASADVPDWKEMLNWGAPLADGHPLRGKYPHRYGPPTLPENDLPGVHDLLLGFHRTIADLQARVLRIIAAGLGVDERFFDDMLVDGATLTRAIHYPAMENAPGEQHVWAGEHADINLITALPRATAAGLQVKIDDEWVDAAPPENRAIINTGLMLERLTNGVIPPGIHRVVSSPGQQGDRYSVVQFAHPTPWTMLAPIGTCVTEETPLRYPTISSADALDKVLWEINLVEDGRRIGS